In Methanosphaera sp. ISO3-F5, a genomic segment contains:
- the rpsS gene encoding 30S ribosomal protein S19, whose amino-acid sequence MARKVFKFRGYTLEELQAMSLEEVIELLPSRQRRSLKRGFLPRQEKVLAKMEKVDIENNNGRPEVIKTHCRDLIVLPNMVGYTFGIYNGKEFVEVTIKPEMIGCYFGEFAQTRSRVQHGDPGMGATRSSMFVPLK is encoded by the coding sequence TTGGCTCGTAAAGTATTTAAATTTAGAGGATATACTCTTGAAGAACTTCAAGCAATGTCCTTAGAAGAAGTAATAGAATTATTACCTTCAAGACAAAGAAGATCTCTTAAAAGAGGATTCTTACCAAGACAAGAAAAAGTTCTTGCTAAGATGGAAAAAGTTGATATAGAAAATAATAATGGAAGACCAGAAGTTATCAAAACACATTGTCGTGACTTAATTGTACTTCCTAACATGGTAGGATACACATTTGGTATCTATAATGGTAAAGAATTTGTTGAAGTAACAATCAAACCAGAAATGATTGGATGCTACTTCGGTGAATTTGCACAAACACGTAGCAGAGTACAACACGGAGACCCTGGTATGGGTGCTACAAGATCATCAATGTTCGTACCACTTAAATAG
- a CDS encoding ERF family protein, which produces MMEVAEEIITELQIQNKELKQQIDTINTQLGEWEHKFRTYTKDESLLLFKIQQVKQVLLDTEITRSGFNSFGKYNYFELKDITPVIVPALLDKGLASAFFCKDNCMFLQIVDSKTGAWIQWNTKLRVIHREGLPKGDITVLMKDEQAVQTYARRTLWLQALDIVEHVPEDIEKQGNTLNKKINKQNKNNSEDVFIVPEDIDMTSKSIFDTIQKDFEKNKVVFKKEYIRNKLGSMKKNKKIDDNMYSKCMKIVE; this is translated from the coding sequence ATGATGGAAGTTGCAGAGGAAATAATAACAGAATTACAAATACAAAACAAGGAATTAAAACAGCAAATAGACACAATCAATACACAATTAGGTGAATGGGAACACAAATTCAGAACCTACACCAAAGATGAAAGTCTGTTACTATTCAAAATACAACAAGTAAAACAAGTACTGTTGGACACGGAAATAACAAGGAGTGGATTCAACAGTTTTGGCAAATATAATTACTTTGAACTAAAAGATATTACACCCGTTATTGTACCAGCATTACTTGATAAAGGATTAGCTAGTGCTTTCTTCTGTAAGGATAATTGTATGTTCCTGCAAATCGTGGACAGTAAAACTGGTGCATGGATTCAATGGAATACTAAACTAAGAGTGATACACCGTGAGGGATTACCTAAAGGTGATATTACAGTATTAATGAAAGACGAGCAGGCGGTACAAACTTATGCTCGCCGTACTTTGTGGCTTCAAGCGTTGGATATTGTGGAACATGTGCCTGAAGATATAGAAAAACAAGGTAATACCCTGAACAAGAAGATCAACAAACAAAACAAAAACAACAGTGAAGATGTATTCATAGTACCAGAGGACATAGACATGACAAGCAAAAGCATATTTGACACGATACAAAAAGACTTTGAAAAGAACAAAGTAGTATTCAAAAAAGAGTACATACGAAATAAACTAGGCAGTATGAAGAAAAACAAGAAAATTGATGACAACATGTATAGTAAATGTATGAAAATAGTTGAGTAG
- a CDS encoding 50S ribosomal protein L22, producing MAKKNTYSYQAKPDEKIAKASGHSLKISPKHSVEICRTIRNMYLEDAKAFLEDVIEKKTVVPFKRHNKKVGHRSDLKGWPSGRYPVKAAAAILKVLENAEANAENEELDVENLKLVHASANRGVIIRGWTPRAFGRASPSNTPTTHIQIVLGEA from the coding sequence ATGGCAAAGAAAAATACTTACTCATATCAAGCTAAACCAGATGAAAAAATAGCAAAAGCATCAGGTCACAGTTTAAAAATTTCTCCAAAACATTCAGTGGAAATTTGTAGAACTATACGTAACATGTACTTAGAAGATGCTAAAGCATTTTTAGAAGATGTTATTGAGAAAAAAACAGTAGTACCTTTCAAAAGACACAACAAAAAAGTTGGTCACAGAAGTGATTTAAAAGGTTGGCCATCTGGTAGATACCCAGTTAAAGCAGCAGCAGCAATTTTAAAAGTACTCGAAAATGCTGAAGCAAATGCAGAAAACGAAGAATTAGATGTAGAAAACCTTAAATTAGTTCATGCATCAGCAAACAGAGGGGTTATCATAAGAGGTTGGACTCCAAGAGCATTTGGTAGAGCTAGCCCTTCAAATACACCTACAACACATATTCAAATCGTATTGGGGGAGGCCTAA
- the rpl4p gene encoding 50S ribosomal protein L4 → MAKVNVYSLKGDITEEIELPEIFEEAYRPDVIKRAVISIQTARIQPWGANPMAGKRTTAKSFGSGRGAAMVPRMSGSSKAAFVPQAIGGRKAHPPRVNTIYHEKINRKERILAIRSAIAATANKDLVSERGHQISELDQIPFVVDDELETIKTTKETREIFKDLGIMDDIVRAKKGRKIKSGKGKLRGRKYRTPKGPLVVVGSDRGISLGARNHAGVDVVEVNNVNAELLAPGTHAGRLTIYTKSAIEKLGDLFQQNRS, encoded by the coding sequence ATGGCAAAAGTAAACGTTTATTCATTAAAAGGCGACATCACCGAGGAAATTGAGCTCCCAGAAATATTTGAAGAAGCATACAGACCAGATGTAATTAAAAGAGCTGTAATCTCAATTCAAACAGCAAGAATTCAACCATGGGGAGCAAACCCAATGGCTGGTAAAAGAACAACAGCTAAATCATTTGGTTCAGGTAGAGGAGCAGCAATGGTACCTCGTATGAGTGGATCATCTAAAGCAGCATTCGTACCTCAAGCAATTGGTGGTAGAAAAGCTCACCCTCCACGAGTTAACACAATTTATCACGAAAAAATCAACAGAAAAGAAAGAATATTAGCAATAAGATCTGCAATAGCAGCAACAGCTAACAAAGACTTAGTATCTGAAAGAGGACATCAAATATCTGAATTAGATCAAATTCCTTTTGTTGTAGATGATGAATTAGAAACAATCAAAACAACCAAAGAAACTCGTGAAATCTTCAAAGATTTAGGTATCATGGATGATATTGTAAGAGCTAAAAAAGGAAGAAAAATCAAATCTGGTAAAGGAAAACTTAGAGGAAGAAAATACAGAACCCCTAAAGGACCTTTAGTAGTTGTTGGCAGTGACCGTGGAATTAGTTTAGGAGCAAGAAACCATGCTGGTGTAGATGTTGTTGAAGTAAACAACGTAAACGCTGAATTACTTGCACCTGGTACACACGCTGGAAGATTAACTATTTACACAAAATCTGCAATCGAAAAACTTGGAGATTTATTCCAACAAAATAGGAGTTAG
- a CDS encoding N-6 DNA methylase, translated as MEKEFKKHMEEIARKHERSKVYVDFMDYYIYQNSESKERMLPTEYTSSEMELFHNAYTCFVELMTALKGEYGWYDYIGEYYEEYVLAGHKASSKGQFYTPRGISDLLSQMVGTPVTLAEAYDPACGSARNLLDYHSKHPEVRCTGEDLDESACKMAVINFHIHGVDGIVNWIDALTREYMGTSWRVIGDRIIITDMDWIRAVDDVMNGLTVLSLSDDTLCELLKLGGSVYNGQDNTEGCDKTDSNISSAKSVPIDDAKHNQSNVLDDWLK; from the coding sequence ATGGAGAAAGAATTTAAAAAACATATGGAAGAAATAGCACGGAAACATGAAAGGAGTAAGGTCTATGTAGATTTCATGGACTATTATATCTATCAGAATAGTGAGAGTAAGGAACGAATGTTACCTACTGAGTATACTTCTTCTGAGATGGAATTGTTCCATAATGCTTACACTTGTTTTGTTGAACTGATGACTGCACTCAAGGGTGAGTATGGGTGGTATGATTATATTGGTGAGTACTATGAGGAGTATGTCCTGGCGGGGCATAAGGCTAGTAGTAAGGGGCAGTTTTATACTCCTCGTGGTATCAGTGACCTGCTATCACAAATGGTAGGCACACCAGTAACACTAGCAGAAGCATACGACCCTGCTTGTGGAAGTGCCAGGAACTTACTAGACTACCATAGCAAACACCCAGAGGTAAGATGCACTGGTGAAGACTTGGACGAGAGTGCTTGTAAAATGGCAGTGATCAACTTCCACATACATGGAGTTGATGGTATTGTGAACTGGATTGATGCTCTCACCAGGGAATACATGGGTACTTCCTGGAGGGTAATTGGTGACCGTATTATTATTACGGATATGGATTGGATACGTGCTGTCGATGATGTGATGAATGGTTTAACAGTGTTGTCTTTGTCTGATGATACTCTATGTGAATTGTTGAAGTTGGGTGGTAGTGTCTATAATGGACAAGACAACACAGAGGGCTGTGATAAAACAGACAGTAACATATCATCTGCCAAAAGTGTACCCATAGATGATGCAAAACACAATCAAAGTAATGTATTGGATGATTGGTTGAAATGA
- the rpmC gene encoding 50S ribosomal protein L29: MVILRSKEIRELSPSDLQTKLNELHAEYDTLVGKGAVSGVDNPGKIRETRRTIARVLTIMNENKQQGE; encoded by the coding sequence ATGGTTATTTTAAGAAGTAAAGAAATTAGGGAACTAAGTCCATCTGACCTTCAAACTAAACTTAATGAACTTCATGCTGAATATGATACATTAGTTGGTAAAGGTGCAGTATCTGGAGTAGATAACCCTGGTAAAATTAGAGAAACTAGAAGAACTATTGCCCGTGTTCTTACTATAATGAATGAAAATAAACAACAGGGAGAATAA
- a CDS encoding site-specific integrase produces MITNNNQILKEMSLLYNWSKGTLKTYTTALNNYTQYQNSTIQDLINEAEHDEETIHKQSKRNLKQRLIRYRLHLQEERQFSQNTIKMYLAMISKVYRYCDIEVPRLPPIRVVQTETFEDIPTREEIQRVIFHSRTKNKALITFIASTGLRRSDVANLTINDYITATKDYHNNTGNLLDIIKELQTRKLVVPTWIITDEKTRINHITFSSHESSMYINQLLMERLMKEELTPDSLLFGVKADSISKNFRNLNTKLGLGWKEHRRHFHPHALRKFFATTLTSNDMDFLSTEFLLGHSLSQVQSSYYFANPEKLLNKYMRVMDKLTFTMEVSYVDVDSREKRELEELRQFKKESNTRILKLEEMLNMI; encoded by the coding sequence ATGATAACTAATAACAATCAAATACTAAAAGAAATGAGCCTACTCTACAACTGGAGCAAAGGCACACTAAAAACATACACAACAGCCCTAAACAACTACACACAATACCAAAACAGTACAATACAAGACCTAATCAATGAAGCAGAACATGACGAAGAAACTATACATAAACAAAGCAAAAGAAACCTAAAACAAAGACTAATACGATACAGACTACACCTACAAGAAGAACGACAATTCAGCCAAAACACTATAAAAATGTATCTTGCAATGATAAGCAAAGTATACAGGTATTGTGATATTGAAGTTCCACGATTGCCCCCTATACGTGTTGTGCAAACTGAAACATTTGAAGACATACCCACACGTGAGGAAATACAAAGAGTAATATTTCATAGCAGAACCAAGAATAAGGCATTAATCACTTTCATTGCCAGCACAGGACTAAGAAGGAGTGATGTTGCTAACCTAACCATAAATGATTACATTACTGCTACAAAGGATTATCACAATAACACGGGCAACCTCTTAGATATTATTAAGGAGTTACAAACACGGAAACTTGTAGTGCCCACATGGATAATCACAGACGAAAAAACAAGAATTAACCATATCACTTTCAGCAGTCATGAAAGTAGCATGTATATTAATCAGTTACTGATGGAACGATTAATGAAAGAAGAATTAACACCTGATAGCCTACTGTTTGGTGTTAAGGCAGACAGTATCAGTAAGAATTTCAGAAACCTAAACACTAAACTTGGACTTGGTTGGAAGGAACATCGCAGACATTTCCACCCACACGCTCTAAGGAAATTCTTTGCAACCACGCTCACAAGTAATGACATGGACTTCTTAAGTACTGAGTTTCTGCTTGGACATAGTTTATCACAGGTTCAAAGCAGTTATTACTTTGCTAATCCTGAAAAGTTACTGAATAAATATATGCGTGTGATGGATAAATTAACTTTTACCATGGAGGTTTCATATGTGGATGTGGATAGCAGGGAGAAACGGGAACTTGAGGAACTTCGACAATTTAAGAAGGAGAGCAATACTCGTATTCTGAAATTAGAAGAAATGTTGAATATGATTTAG
- a CDS encoding 50S ribosomal protein L23 encodes MDPYSVIIKPQLSEKTMNQIYDENKITFVVRRSANKRVIKDAFQELYDAQVVAVNTHITPRGEKVATIELGESDAAEDIAVRLGVF; translated from the coding sequence ATGGATCCATATTCAGTAATAATAAAACCACAATTATCAGAAAAAACTATGAATCAAATATATGATGAAAACAAAATTACATTTGTGGTTCGCAGATCTGCTAATAAAAGAGTAATTAAAGATGCTTTCCAAGAGTTATACGATGCACAAGTTGTTGCAGTAAATACTCATATTACTCCTAGAGGAGAAAAAGTTGCTACAATAGAATTAGGAGAATCCGATGCTGCAGAAGATATTGCAGTAAGATTAGGTGTCTTCTAG
- a CDS encoding putative RNA uridine N3 methyltransferase: MFLNKFSIMEKLSIFVPNSYLAESKDSKIRTYKVGLIGRYAALFRANNIVIYNDNSDGGSRDDALYMKTILEYMDTPQYLRKQVFPITPELKNVGILPPLRTPHHPLSDELEVGDFRQGLTKKRVRKGTMVDIGVDRLALCKEKLSVNKVLSFRIEKLGKEILIEPDEPESVYWGYKTITSDRNLYDSITMMKQRPDLVIGTSKYAPNINSILDEVQTKIQQANHVAILFGGPYSGINGLISENKIDFEINTVPSQGTETVRTEEALISTLSILNILIDH; this comes from the coding sequence ATGTTTTTGAACAAATTTTCTATTATGGAAAAATTATCAATATTCGTACCGAATAGTTATTTGGCCGAATCAAAAGATTCAAAAATAAGAACATATAAAGTTGGTTTAATAGGAAGATATGCTGCTCTATTTAGGGCTAATAATATAGTTATTTACAATGACAATTCAGACGGAGGTAGTAGGGATGATGCTCTCTATATGAAAACTATCCTAGAATACATGGATACACCTCAATACTTGCGAAAGCAAGTGTTTCCGATTACACCGGAGCTGAAGAATGTAGGAATACTTCCACCACTTAGAACACCACATCATCCATTATCGGATGAACTCGAAGTAGGAGATTTCAGACAAGGGCTCACGAAAAAACGAGTTCGCAAAGGAACAATGGTTGATATAGGTGTGGATCGACTTGCATTATGCAAGGAGAAACTAAGTGTCAACAAAGTACTAAGTTTTCGTATAGAAAAATTAGGCAAAGAAATTTTAATAGAACCCGATGAACCTGAGAGTGTTTATTGGGGATATAAGACAATTACTAGTGACCGTAACCTCTATGACAGCATAACCATGATGAAACAAAGACCTGATTTGGTTATTGGAACATCAAAATATGCTCCTAACATTAATTCTATTCTTGACGAGGTTCAAACAAAGATTCAACAAGCTAATCACGTAGCCATTTTATTCGGAGGTCCATACTCAGGAATAAATGGTTTAATAAGTGAAAACAAAATAGATTTTGAAATTAATACAGTTCCTAGTCAGGGTACTGAAACTGTAAGGACAGAAGAAGCGTTAATTAGTACATTATCAATATTAAATATTTTGATAGACCATTAG
- a CDS encoding 50S ribosomal protein L2 — protein sequence MGHRLIIQRRGKGTPTYRSSSHRFRGKVSYRSYDALEKEGSLKGLVTDIIHDPGRSAPVAIVKFDNGEEKLVLAPESIAIDDEIECGISASIEPGNTLPLSEIPEGTPVFNIEKNPGDGGKFVRSSGTYASLITHDVGKSMIELPSGELKAFNPRSRATIGVVAGGGRKDKPFLKAGNRYHALKAKGKKMMTVRGVAMNAVDHPHGGGNRQHPGRPTTISRHAPAGRKVGSIAAKRTGKRR from the coding sequence ATGGGACATCGATTAATTATTCAAAGAAGAGGTAAAGGAACTCCAACATACCGTAGTTCATCACACAGATTCAGAGGAAAAGTATCATACCGTTCATATGATGCACTAGAAAAAGAAGGAAGTCTTAAAGGATTAGTAACTGATATTATACATGATCCAGGACGTTCAGCACCTGTTGCAATAGTAAAATTTGACAATGGTGAAGAAAAATTAGTTCTAGCACCAGAAAGTATTGCAATAGATGATGAAATTGAATGTGGAATTTCTGCTTCAATTGAACCAGGAAACACATTACCATTAAGTGAAATTCCTGAAGGTACTCCAGTATTTAACATTGAGAAAAACCCTGGAGACGGTGGAAAATTCGTCAGATCTTCTGGAACATATGCATCTTTAATCACACACGATGTAGGTAAATCAATGATTGAATTACCATCCGGTGAATTAAAAGCATTTAACCCAAGAAGTAGAGCAACTATTGGTGTAGTTGCAGGTGGAGGAAGAAAAGATAAACCATTCCTTAAAGCTGGTAACAGATATCATGCACTTAAAGCAAAAGGTAAGAAAATGATGACTGTTAGAGGGGTTGCAATGAACGCAGTAGACCACCCACACGGTGGAGGTAACAGACAACACCCAGGAAGACCTACTACTATCTCAAGACATGCACCTGCAGGTAGAAAAGTTGGTTCCATAGCAGCTAAACGTACAGGTAAAAGACGATAG
- the rpl3p gene encoding 50S ribosomal protein L3 translates to MTRHHQPRKGSVAFSPRKRVARETPRVSTWPETEETGLLGFAGYKVGMTHVTALDSRKGSPTENMELSVPCTILEAPPLVVLGIRAYTKTTYGLKTLTDVLANDNLDDELSRKISVPKFEDIESKLEDLRNRIDEIDEIRVLVHTKPKLTSVPKKKPEVLEFGVGGKSVEDKLEYAISVLGQEVTPKDVFEEGEYTDAIATTKGKGVQGPVKRFGVRIQYGKAARSGIERHVGSIGPWTPNRTMWTVAMQGQMGYHKRTEYNKKLLKIGDESEVDLINPDGGFVKYGLVKNNYILVKGSLPGPSKRLVVLRKGVRNASKQVSAPEISYISTTSRQGV, encoded by the coding sequence ATGACTAGACATCACCAACCAAGAAAAGGATCGGTTGCATTCAGTCCACGTAAAAGAGTGGCTAGAGAAACACCTCGTGTAAGTACCTGGCCAGAAACTGAAGAGACTGGACTGCTCGGATTCGCAGGATACAAGGTGGGCATGACCCACGTGACGGCTCTGGACTCTAGGAAAGGTTCTCCAACAGAAAACATGGAACTATCAGTTCCTTGTACAATATTAGAGGCACCACCTTTAGTAGTGTTGGGAATTAGAGCTTACACAAAAACTACATACGGATTAAAAACATTAACCGATGTGCTCGCAAACGATAATTTAGATGACGAATTATCAAGAAAAATATCTGTTCCTAAATTTGAAGATATTGAATCAAAACTAGAAGATTTAAGAAACAGAATCGATGAAATAGATGAAATAAGAGTTCTAGTTCACACAAAACCAAAACTTACCAGTGTGCCTAAGAAAAAACCAGAAGTTCTTGAATTCGGAGTAGGTGGAAAATCTGTAGAAGATAAACTTGAATATGCTATAAGTGTATTAGGACAAGAAGTAACACCAAAAGATGTATTCGAAGAAGGTGAATACACTGATGCAATAGCAACCACCAAAGGAAAAGGTGTTCAAGGACCAGTAAAAAGATTCGGTGTAAGAATCCAATATGGTAAAGCAGCACGTAGTGGTATTGAAAGACACGTAGGTTCTATCGGACCATGGACTCCAAACAGAACCATGTGGACCGTTGCAATGCAAGGTCAAATGGGATACCATAAAAGAACAGAATATAACAAAAAACTCCTAAAAATAGGCGATGAATCTGAGGTTGACTTAATAAACCCAGATGGTGGATTTGTAAAATATGGATTAGTTAAAAACAATTACATACTTGTAAAAGGATCATTACCAGGACCTTCCAAAAGATTAGTTGTTTTAAGAAAAGGAGTAAGAAATGCTTCAAAACAAGTATCAGCTCCAGAAATATCTTACATAAGCACAACTTCAAGACAGGGAGTATAA
- a CDS encoding 30S ribosomal protein S3 yields MIEKDFVKEGLKRTRIDEYLETKLERAGYGGMDIQVTPVGTMVIVYAEKPGMVIGRGGKTVRSITKTLQNNFDLENPQVEVKEVKVPELNPRIMAHKCASMLQRGMQFRRVAYANIRRIMNAGAQGVEITISGKIRGSRSACAKFNDGYIKKCGEPSIRHVKEGFATVTLKPGVLGIYVRIMPPEVILPDYVEISEPEESDIVEEAPVATEAVQESEIQEEITGEDILEELSAEAEVEEITEEEDIETLEE; encoded by the coding sequence ATGATTGAAAAAGATTTCGTTAAAGAAGGATTAAAAAGAACTCGAATAGATGAATATCTTGAAACTAAACTCGAAAGAGCAGGATACGGTGGAATGGATATTCAAGTAACACCTGTAGGAACAATGGTTATTGTCTACGCTGAAAAACCAGGTATGGTTATTGGTAGAGGTGGAAAAACCGTAAGATCAATTACCAAAACTCTTCAAAACAATTTCGATCTTGAAAACCCTCAAGTTGAAGTTAAAGAAGTAAAAGTACCTGAATTAAACCCAAGAATCATGGCTCATAAATGTGCTTCAATGTTACAAAGAGGAATGCAATTCAGAAGAGTAGCATACGCAAACATTAGAAGAATCATGAATGCAGGTGCTCAAGGGGTAGAAATTACAATTTCTGGTAAAATCAGAGGTTCAAGATCTGCTTGTGCAAAATTCAATGATGGATACATTAAAAAATGTGGAGAACCATCAATCAGACACGTAAAAGAAGGATTTGCTACAGTAACTCTAAAACCTGGTGTACTCGGAATTTATGTAAGAATCATGCCACCTGAAGTAATTTTACCAGACTATGTTGAAATCAGTGAACCTGAAGAATCTGACATTGTTGAAGAAGCTCCAGTAGCAACTGAAGCAGTTCAAGAAAGTGAAATTCAAGAAGAAATTACTGGTGAAGACATATTAGAAGAACTTTCAGCAGAAGCTGAAGTTGAAGAAATTACCGAAGAAGAAGACATTGAAACTTTAGAAGAATAA